One genomic segment of Tripterygium wilfordii isolate XIE 37 chromosome 9, ASM1340144v1, whole genome shotgun sequence includes these proteins:
- the LOC120004982 gene encoding nascent polypeptide-associated complex subunit alpha-like protein 1 isoform X2, giving the protein MTAQTQEELLAALLEEQKIDDKPEEPVVEDDDEDDDEDDDDEKDDGAEGQQDGDASARSKQSRSEKKSRKAMLKLGMKPIPGVSRVTVKKSKNILFVISKPDVFKSPASDTYVIFGEAKIEDLSSQLQNQAAEQFKAPDLSHVIPKPESSAMDQDDEEVDETGVEPKDIELVMTQAGVSRPKAVRALKDAGGDIVSAIMELTT; this is encoded by the exons ATGACTGCCCAAACTCAGGAAGAGCTACTCGCCGCCCTTCTCGAGGAGCAGAAGATCGATGAT AAGCCCGAAGAACCTGtagttgaagatgatgatgaagatgacgatgaggatgatgatgatgagaaagaTGATGGAGCTGAGG GACAACAGGATGGAGATGCCAGTGCTAGGTCAAAGCAAAGCAGAAGCGAAAAGAAGAGCCGAAAAGCAATGTTAAAGCTTGGGATGAAACCTATTCCTGGTGTTAGCAGGGTTACTGTTAAGAAGAGCAAAAAC ATATTGTTTGTCATCTCAAAACCGGATGTTTTTAAGAGCCCTGCATCAGATACTTATGTTATCTTTGGGGAGGCAAAGATTGAGGACTTGAGTTCACAACTGCAGAACCAGGCTGCCGAGCAGTTTAAAGCTCCTGATCTCAGTCATGTTATCCCCAAACCTGAGTCATCGGCCATGGACCAAGATGATGAAGAGGTGGACGAGACTGGAGTAGAGCCTAAGGATATTGAGCTGGTGATGACTCAAGCAGGTGTATCTAGGCCAAAGGCTGTGAGGGCACTAAAGGATGCCGGTGGAGATATAGTTTCTGCTATCATGGAGCTTACCACCTAA
- the LOC120004982 gene encoding nascent polypeptide-associated complex subunit alpha-like protein 1 isoform X1, with the protein MTAQTQEELLAALLEEQKIDDKPEEPVVEDDDEDDDEDDDDEKDDGAEAGQQDGDASARSKQSRSEKKSRKAMLKLGMKPIPGVSRVTVKKSKNILFVISKPDVFKSPASDTYVIFGEAKIEDLSSQLQNQAAEQFKAPDLSHVIPKPESSAMDQDDEEVDETGVEPKDIELVMTQAGVSRPKAVRALKDAGGDIVSAIMELTT; encoded by the exons ATGACTGCCCAAACTCAGGAAGAGCTACTCGCCGCCCTTCTCGAGGAGCAGAAGATCGATGAT AAGCCCGAAGAACCTGtagttgaagatgatgatgaagatgacgatgaggatgatgatgatgagaaagaTGATGGAGCTGAGG CAGGACAACAGGATGGAGATGCCAGTGCTAGGTCAAAGCAAAGCAGAAGCGAAAAGAAGAGCCGAAAAGCAATGTTAAAGCTTGGGATGAAACCTATTCCTGGTGTTAGCAGGGTTACTGTTAAGAAGAGCAAAAAC ATATTGTTTGTCATCTCAAAACCGGATGTTTTTAAGAGCCCTGCATCAGATACTTATGTTATCTTTGGGGAGGCAAAGATTGAGGACTTGAGTTCACAACTGCAGAACCAGGCTGCCGAGCAGTTTAAAGCTCCTGATCTCAGTCATGTTATCCCCAAACCTGAGTCATCGGCCATGGACCAAGATGATGAAGAGGTGGACGAGACTGGAGTAGAGCCTAAGGATATTGAGCTGGTGATGACTCAAGCAGGTGTATCTAGGCCAAAGGCTGTGAGGGCACTAAAGGATGCCGGTGGAGATATAGTTTCTGCTATCATGGAGCTTACCACCTAA
- the LOC120006693 gene encoding galactoside 2-alpha-L-fucosyltransferase-like yields MKSHSFRKTKSKIFLIALLILVTFSAMIYRNPAFNPIEGFVKSSCIGRAPQSVKPLAAEKDSSEATTIPNDKLFGGLLAPGFDKESCVSRYQSGLYRKASPHKPSSYLISKLRNYENLHKRCGPYTESYNKSLVELQAGYKKSSSTSTECKYLVWLPHSGLGNRILSMASAFLYALLTNRVLLVEHELDMADIFCDPFPNTSWLLPIDFPLKNDFNGFNMRYPEKFGNIVRRNDVNVSPESPVPAFIYVHLEHDYNYHDMLFFCDQNQAFLDRVPWLITLSDNYFIPALFMMPSFEQELNKLFPDKEKVFHFLGRYLFHPSNQVWGKITRFYNAFLAKADEKIGIQVRVFDAKTSPFQSIKDQILGCALREKLLPDTDKQNATPSKLENQTSKAVLITSLYPEYYESLRNMYLEESTVTGEVISVYQPSHEVKQVFGNNVHNMKAWAEMYLLSLSDVLITSSWSTFGYVAQGLGALKPWILYKPEDPKTPDLPCFKGVSIEPCFHSPPVYECKAKIKVDTGALVPHVKHCEDRIQGIKLFNS; encoded by the exons ATGAAGTCACATAGCTTCAGGAAGACCAAGTCCAAAATATTCCTGATTGCTTTGCTGATACTAGTCACATTCTCCGCGATGATTTATCGAAACCCAGCTTTTAATCCTATTGAGGGATTTGTTAAATCATCATGTATCGGAAGAGCGCCTCAAAGTGTTAAACCATTAGCTGCTG AAAAGGATTCATCTGAAGCTACAACGATTCCAAATGACAAGCtgtttgggggacttttggcaCCTGGGTTCGACAAAGAATCTTGCGTTAGCAGGTACCAATCAGGCTTATATCGCAAAGCTTCTCCGCATAAGCCTTCTTCATATCTCATCTCCAAGCTACGAAACTACGAGAATCTGCATAAAAGATGTGGACCTTATACAGAATCATACAACAAAAGCCTTGTTGAACTCCAAGCAGGCTATAAAAAGAGTAGTAGTACCAGCACAGAATGTAAATACTTAGTCTGGTTACCTCACAGTGGTCTGGGGAACAGAATACTGTCAATGGCATCTGCATTTCTTTACGCTCTCCTGACAAACCGTGTCCTCCTCGTCGAACATGAACTTGATATGGCTGACATATTCTGTGATCCATTCCCTAACACATCATGGTTGCTGCCAATAGATTTTCCTCTCAAAAATGATTTCAATGGCTTCAACATGAGATATCCTGAAAAATTCGGGAACATTGTAAGGAGAAACGATGTAAACGTCTCACCAGAGTCGCCGGTACCTGCATTCATTTATGTTCATCTGGAACATGACTACAACTATCATGACATGCTGTTCTTTTGTGATCAAAATCAAGCCTTTCTTGACAGAGTCCCCTGGTTGATCACATTGTCGGATAATTACTTCATCCCAGCACTTTTCATGATGCCATCTTTTGAGCAGGAACTGAACAAATTGTTTCCGGATAAGGaaaaagtttttcattttctgggTCGATACCTTTTTCATCCTTCAAATCAAGTTTGGGGAAAGATCACAAGGTTCTACAATGCATTCTTAGCCAAGGCAGACGAGAAGATTGGTATCCAAGTAAGAGTGTTCGACGCCAAAACCAGTCCGTTTCAAAGCATTAAGGACCAAATTCTGGGTTGTGCACTAAGAGAGAAACTGCTTCCAGACACAGATAAACAAAATGCAACACCTTCCAAGCTTGAAAACCAGACGTCGAAGGCTGTACTGATAACATCGTTGTATCCGGAGTACTACGAGAGCTTAAGGAACATGTATTTGGAGGAATCAACTGTGACTGGAGAGGTGATTAGTGTATACCAGCCAAGTCATGAAGTGAAACAAGTATTTGGGAACAATGTGCACAATATGAAGGCATGGGCTGAGATGTATCTGCTTAGTTTGAGTGATGTGCTGATCACAAGTTCTTGGTCTACTTTTGGATATGTAGCTCAAGGACTTGGAGCCTTGAAGCCATGGATTCTGTACAAGCCAGAGGATCCTAAGACACCTGATCTGCCTTGTTTCAAAGGGGTTTCAATAGAACCTTGTTTTCATAGCCCGCCAGTGTACGAATGCAAAGCAAAGATCAAAGTTGACACTGGTGCCTTAGTTCCTCATGTGAAGCATTGTGAAGATAGAATTCAAGGAATCAAGCTGTTTAACAGTTGA